In one window of Carcharodon carcharias isolate sCarCar2 chromosome 14, sCarCar2.pri, whole genome shotgun sequence DNA:
- the use1 gene encoding vesicle transport protein USE1 encodes MATSRLEKNFLRLLVRCETMAAEKREEKDWRLDKYVGALQEMLVEMKKLVSKPAPEVLNEYTRKVEFMKGLLEAEKLPNPSEKALANQFLAPGRTSTTGKERISATRTVHLQTKARYTGEMRSELLGLPSLSSDGSEITELRKRSGLEEEKQSATDLDVVLHRHHNMQERLAEEMLSLARNLKNNTLAAQSVIKQDNQTLTQSLRMADQNFEKLKVESERLEQHTKKSVNWLLWLMLVVVCFTFISMILFIRIFPKLR; translated from the exons ATGGCGACCTCCAGGTTGGAGAAGAATTTTTTGCGGCTGTTGGTGAGATGCGAGACAATGGCGGCGGAAAAGAGGGAAGAGAAGGACTGGCGGCTGGATAAG TATGTAGGAGCTCTTCAAGAAATGTTGGTTGAAATGAAGAAGCTGGTCAG CAAACCAGCccctgaggtactaaatgaatatacCCGCAAAGTGGAATTTATGAAAGGGCTTTTGGAGGCTGAGAAACTG CCTAACCCTTCAGAGAAGGCTCTGGCCAATCAGTTTTTAGCTCCTGGGAGGACATCAACAACTGGAAAGGAAAGGATATCCGCCACTCGAACAGTTCACCTCCAGACAAAAGCCAGATACACGGGGGAAATGCGGAGTGAGCTCCTCGGCCTG CCGTCCCTGTCTTCAGATG GTTCTGAAATCACTGAATTGAGAAAACGAAG TGGACTGGAGGAGGAGAAACAATCTGCCACCGACCTGGATGTCGTTCTCCACCGCCACCACAACATGCAGGAGCGCCTTGCCGAGGAGATGCTGAGCCTGGCCCGTAACTTGAAGAACAACACGCTGGCGGCACAGAGCGTTATCAAACAGGACAACCAG ACGCTGACCCAGTCGCTGCGAATGGCAGATCAAAACTTTGAGAAGTTGAAGGTGGAGTCTGAGCGTCTGGAGCAGCACACGAAGAAATCCGTTAACTGGCTGCTCTGgctgatgttggtggtggtgtgctTCACCTTCATCAGTATGATCCTCTTCATCCGTATCTTCCCCAAGCTCAGGTGA